A region from the Ciconia boyciana chromosome 1, ASM3463844v1, whole genome shotgun sequence genome encodes:
- the LOC140646702 gene encoding olfactory receptor 51H1-like, with product MSSPNRTGSSPLTFILIGIPGLPMSSYWMALPLCCLYLLMLLGNCTLLWVIKTDHSLHTPMYYFLSMLAMADLGLSLSTLPTMLAIFWFESTSLHFEACIVQMYFIHSFSAIESGVLVAMAFDRFVAICYPLRYASVLTSSLIMKAGGAIFMRGICVVLPVAILIKKMPFCRSHVLSHSFCLHQDMLRLVCGDVRVNSLYGLTAVILTKGLDSLTILLSYMMIIRAILNIISQEARAKAFSTCISHLCAVLIFYIPLIGLSVIHRFGKHLPPLTHTLLADAYLLVPPVLNPLVYSWKTKQIHRRILILLCRRGTQQRV from the coding sequence ATGTCATCTCCTAATAGGACTGGGTCCAGTCCCCTGACCTTCATCCTCATCGGCATTCCCGGTCTGCCAATGAGCAGCTACTGGATGGCATTGCCCCTCTGCTGCCTGTACCTCCTCATGCTCCTCGGCAACTGCACCTTACTCTGGGTGATAAAGACAGACCACAGCCTCCATACACCGATGTACTATTTCCTCTCCATGCTGGCCATGGCAGACCTGGGCTTGTCTCTCTCCACCCTGCCCACCATGCTGGCCATTTTCTGGTTTGAGTCCACCTCCCTCCATTTTGAAGCGTGCATTGTCCAGATGTACTTCATCCACTCCTTCTCTGCCATCGAGTCTGGGGTCTTGGTGGCCATGGCCTTCGACCGCTTTGTTGCTATTTGCTACCCTTTGCGCTATGCCTCTGTCCTGACGAGCTCCTTAATAATGAAGGCAGGGGGGGCGATCTTCATGCGGGGCATCTGTGTGGTGCTACCCGTTGCCATCCTTATTAAGAAGATGCCTTTCTGCAGGTCGCATGTCCTGTCTCACTCCTTCTGTCTGCACCAGGACATGCTGAGGCTGGTTTGTGGTGATGTCAGGGTCAACAGCTTGTACGGGCTGACCGCGGTGATACTCACCAAGGGCCTGGACTCCCTGACCATCCTCCTGTCTTACATGATGATCATCAGAGCCATCCTGAACATCATCTCCCAGGAAGCACGAGCCAAAGCCTTTAGCACGTGCATCTCCCACCTCTGTGCCGTCCTGATCTTCTACATCCCGCTCATTGGCTTGTCCGTCATCCACCGGTTTGGGAAGCACCTGCCCCCCCTCACTCACACGCTCCTGGCTGATGCCTATCTCCTGGTGCCGCCTGTCCTGAACCCGCTCGTGTACAGCTGGAAAACCAAGCAGATCCACAGGCGGATCCTCATCCTGCTCTGTCGGAGAGGGACGCAGCAGCGGGTCTAG